In bacterium, the genomic stretch CATGTGGGTGAGCTGTATCAAAGGACTCGAGCAAGAAACTCTGATGCGGATATCAGAGATCTATCAGCAGGAGTTCGCGGTCAATGAGTTGAACCATTTTGCCGTGTTGTCCGGCCCCAGCCATGCGGAAGAGGTGAGTCGGAGGATTCCCACTGCAGTGGTTATCGCTTCACCGCTGAATGATCGCGCCGCTTTCTTACAGCAAACTTTGTCCTGCGATTACCTGCGCTGTTACCGAAGCAACGATCTGACCGGTGTCGAACTGGGCGGTTCATTGAAAAATGTGATCGCCATTGCAGCCGGAATCTGCGACGGCGCCGGCTTTGGCGACAACACCAAGGCTGCATTGCAGCCTCGCGGCCTCGCCGAAATAACCCGTTTGGGCCGCAAATTGGGCGCCGATCCACTGACCTTCGCCGGTCTTTCAGGCATGGGGGATCTGATTGTCACCTGCATGAGCCGGCACAGCCGAAACCGATATGTGGGAGAAGAGATCGGCAAAGGAAAAAAACTTGACCAGGTTCTCGGCCAAATGAGCATGGTGGCCGAGGGCGTGCGCACCTGCTTATCGGCCGTGGCCCTGGCGGAAAAGCTGAATGTCGAAATGCCGATCTGCCGGGAAGTCTACGAGGTCTTGTACTGCGAGAAGGATCCCAAGTCTGCGCTGGCTTCGCTGATGAGGCGGGAATATAAATCCGAACTCTGGTCATGAGCTTGCGCAGAGCGCCACGGCGCTGACGCGGGGTGAAGGAGTGTCTTTGCAACTAGGACGTTGATATCCTTTCACCTATTTGAAAGGAAGGTCTCTATGTTTAAAAACATCATGATCGCCGTTGACGGATCTGCATACTCTGAATCCGTCATCGGCAATGCCGCTGTGCTGGCCAAGCTGTATCGCAGCCGTATTTTTGTTTTTACTGTGGTCGATGTACGCATTTTTGAATGGGCCTCTGCGGTAGGCGCGGATGGATTTGTGACCATTGTGCCTTCCGGCACGTTTCAAGAAGAATCCATTAAGCTGCTGGAGGAAAAAGCGGAAAAAATACTGCAAAAATGCGGGCAATTGCTGGAAAAAGAGCAGATCCCCTTCAAGTTGGAAAAGGCCGTTGGATCCCCCACTGAACTGGTGCTGGCCAAATCGCAGATAGCTGATCTGGTGATCATGGGCAAACGAGGTGAATTCGAGCGCTGGGACAATCACGATCTGGGCGTGACCGTTCAAGCCGTGTGCCGGAACATTGTCAAGCCGCTTATGGTC encodes the following:
- a CDS encoding universal stress protein — protein: MFKNIMIAVDGSAYSESVIGNAAVLAKLYRSRIFVFTVVDVRIFEWASAVGADGFVTIVPSGTFQEESIKLLEEKAEKILQKCGQLLEKEQIPFKLEKAVGSPTELVLAKSQIADLVIMGKRGEFERWDNHDLGVTVQAVCRNIVKPLMVVKKEPRSIQRILLGYDGSEHANRALQHSAHLAETYQAKLTVICVSDDLEAGTHYCEEAREYLESYTGQVNTEVIAGEPSKQLVAYAQSRSMDLIVIGAFGRSRIRQAILGSTTEHILRFCTCPVLLVK
- a CDS encoding NAD(P)-dependent glycerol-3-phosphate dehydrogenase, producing the protein MSNSSQITVLGAGSWGMTLANHCHHLGHQVTLWEFDRQAAEQLAVERRRESLLPHLLLHHRIVVTSDLEQSLQKAQIVLLVTPSHTSRAVLRAAARCRFPAKSMWVSCIKGLEQETLMRISEIYQQEFAVNELNHFAVLSGPSHAEEVSRRIPTAVVIASPLNDRAAFLQQTLSCDYLRCYRSNDLTGVELGGSLKNVIAIAAGICDGAGFGDNTKAALQPRGLAEITRLGRKLGADPLTFAGLSGMGDLIVTCMSRHSRNRYVGEEIGKGKKLDQVLGQMSMVAEGVRTCLSAVALAEKLNVEMPICREVYEVLYCEKDPKSALASLMRREYKSELWS